A section of the Halalkalicoccus tibetensis genome encodes:
- a CDS encoding bacterio-opsin activator domain-containing protein, whose protein sequence is MSSSTRLINSSHVLLAGSSDWLQRITELFDRHTSTTIRTTKTISDALEIVHTAPIDCVISAYELEESTGIHLLRSLREDTSSLPIILCTDSGSEEIASEAIGAGATDYIKLPDEVDVADLFTRIEQNLRSTRRTKTQQDRARQFDAIFHDTQTATWILDSTGSIVRINQTAQEMFDEPVKTLIGESFWTLPWWAQSDGLQADIHQIITTAVNGQLGDAVITCSPDHGKSRILDLSARPVRNEREEIVSIVVEGVDITDRVTLERDLRRSEELHRVTLNNMTDTILITDEEGEYTYVCPNVHFIFGYTSDEIRDLGSIDDLLGENLFDRKELASEGVLKNIECTATDKAGYEHTLLVNVREVSIQDGTLLYSCRDVTKRKQREEALATLQETARDFLYAGTHQEIAQHTVDDTPGVLNLDASGVYLFDDNHNELIPSAYSTAMERLNGPLPTIHANGDGLISYSFVQDEPLFFSDVHTGTRLKNQATDIRSAAYIPLGSHGVFFVGSATVGAFDEITRELVDLLAATAEAALDRVTRESRLRKQERELQQQNDQLTTLNRINETIREIDQALVQAETREGIEHTVCELLTADDRFDFAWIGTIDSPTETVQPRAWAGTEQGYLDSLAFSVEASQGDPTGRTAATREMTMITNVADGLREEDWRKSALSRDYLSILSIPLEYDGLSYGVLAVYAGQRDAFDELSRDVLVELGKTIASAISTIEQKNALLTTSVTQAEFSINDPVFILSWLARKADCTISYRGGVQQIDDGCYVFLTIENGSIDTVEQVAAESVAIETTQRINTDATGGVLRLQLTQPFLALELANHGAILQSATVEPNMATLVMDIPDSGHLRQIDHFLRETFADVKLRSKQTVDHPSQTDLRSQILEQLTDRQLEVIQTAYYSGFFESPRESTGEEVAATLGISPAAFYQHARIVQYKLFTTLFDSAGVTAAALRVES, encoded by the coding sequence ATGTCATCATCAACCAGACTGATAAACTCATCTCATGTTCTCCTAGCTGGTTCATCTGATTGGCTTCAGCGGATCACAGAGTTGTTTGATCGCCACACGTCGACAACCATTCGAACTACGAAAACGATCTCAGACGCTCTTGAGATCGTTCATACTGCGCCGATTGATTGTGTTATCAGCGCATATGAACTCGAGGAATCAACAGGCATTCATCTCCTTCGTTCACTTCGAGAGGACACGTCGAGCCTTCCTATCATTCTCTGTACTGATTCAGGAAGCGAAGAAATTGCAAGTGAGGCGATCGGTGCTGGTGCAACCGATTACATTAAATTACCGGACGAAGTCGATGTGGCGGATCTATTCACGCGTATTGAACAGAATCTCCGCTCTACGCGACGAACGAAGACACAACAGGACCGGGCACGACAGTTCGATGCGATTTTCCACGACACGCAAACAGCCACCTGGATACTCGATTCAACTGGCTCGATAGTGCGAATCAATCAGACTGCCCAGGAGATGTTCGATGAACCCGTCAAGACACTCATCGGAGAATCATTCTGGACTCTACCCTGGTGGGCACAGTCGGATGGACTCCAAGCAGATATCCACCAGATTATCACTACAGCAGTCAACGGTCAGCTGGGAGACGCAGTGATCACATGTTCTCCCGACCACGGAAAGTCACGGATACTCGATCTCTCTGCTCGCCCAGTTCGGAATGAACGCGAAGAGATCGTCTCGATCGTCGTCGAAGGCGTCGATATTACGGATCGAGTTACCCTCGAGCGAGATCTTCGCCGATCCGAGGAATTGCATCGTGTAACACTTAATAATATGACCGATACAATTCTTATTACAGATGAGGAGGGAGAGTACACCTATGTATGTCCAAACGTTCACTTTATTTTCGGATATACCTCCGATGAGATCCGAGACCTAGGGTCAATTGACGATCTTCTTGGAGAGAACCTCTTCGATCGCAAGGAACTCGCAAGCGAGGGTGTACTGAAAAACATTGAATGTACGGCGACGGATAAGGCTGGTTACGAACACACCCTGCTCGTTAACGTTCGGGAAGTCTCGATTCAAGACGGCACCCTGCTGTATAGCTGTCGAGATGTTACGAAGCGAAAGCAGCGCGAAGAGGCATTAGCAACCCTCCAAGAGACAGCACGTGATTTCCTCTATGCCGGAACACACCAAGAAATCGCACAACACACCGTTGACGATACACCCGGCGTTCTGAATCTCGATGCGAGTGGTGTCTATCTCTTCGATGACAATCACAATGAACTCATCCCGTCTGCGTATTCGACCGCAATGGAGCGTTTGAATGGCCCACTACCGACAATCCACGCAAACGGTGATGGGTTGATAAGCTATAGCTTCGTTCAGGATGAACCACTCTTCTTCAGCGACGTCCATACCGGAACGCGCTTGAAGAACCAGGCGACGGATATTCGGAGTGCTGCCTACATTCCACTTGGAAGTCATGGCGTGTTCTTCGTCGGTTCAGCGACTGTCGGTGCATTCGACGAGATAACACGGGAGCTTGTTGATCTACTCGCTGCAACCGCCGAGGCTGCACTTGATCGTGTTACACGCGAAAGTCGCCTTCGGAAACAGGAGCGGGAGCTACAACAACAAAACGATCAACTCACAACACTCAACCGTATCAATGAGACGATCCGGGAGATCGATCAAGCTCTCGTCCAAGCAGAAACACGGGAAGGAATTGAGCATACCGTTTGTGAACTACTCACTGCTGATGACCGGTTTGATTTCGCTTGGATCGGCACGATAGATTCACCGACAGAAACAGTACAACCTCGCGCATGGGCTGGGACCGAACAAGGGTATCTAGATAGCCTTGCATTTTCAGTCGAAGCCTCACAGGGAGACCCGACAGGACGAACTGCTGCAACACGCGAAATGACGATGATTACTAACGTTGCGGATGGACTCCGGGAAGAGGACTGGCGAAAAAGCGCTCTCTCGCGGGATTATCTCTCCATCTTGAGTATTCCACTTGAATATGATGGCCTATCGTATGGTGTTTTGGCCGTGTATGCGGGGCAACGGGACGCTTTCGATGAGTTATCCCGTGACGTACTTGTCGAACTCGGGAAGACAATCGCCTCTGCGATCAGCACTATCGAACAGAAAAACGCGCTACTCACTACATCTGTGACTCAAGCTGAGTTTTCAATCAACGATCCAGTGTTTATTCTCTCCTGGCTCGCTCGAAAAGCGGACTGTACGATCTCCTATCGAGGAGGTGTTCAGCAAATAGACGATGGATGTTATGTATTCCTCACTATTGAAAACGGATCGATAGATACAGTTGAACAGGTAGCTGCTGAATCCGTTGCCATCGAGACAACCCAGCGAATCAACACCGATGCTACTGGCGGGGTCTTACGACTGCAACTCACCCAACCATTTCTTGCGCTTGAATTAGCCAATCATGGAGCTATTCTCCAAAGCGCAACAGTAGAGCCAAACATGGCGACGCTTGTGATGGATATCCCTGACAGTGGCCATCTGCGGCAGATCGATCATTTCCTACGCGAAACGTTTGCCGACGTCAAGCTCCGATCAAAGCAAACGGTCGATCATCCTTCCCAAACTGATCTCAGATCACAGATCCTCGAGCAGCTCACCGATCGCCAGCTTGAAGTGATTCAGACAGCGTACTACAGTGGCTTTTTCGAATCGCCCCGTGAAAGTACCGGTGAAGAGGTCGCGGCTACACTCGGGATCTCACCGGCAGCGTTCTATCAGCATGCGCGGATTGTTCAATATAAACTGTTTACTACCCTGTTTGATAGTGCGGGAGTTACTGCAGCTGCTTTGAGAGTGGAGAGTTGA
- the gdhB gene encoding glutamate dehydrogenase GdhB → MTSTSNERTDSEREAPESEKPESALETARRQLHHASNHLNIDSSIVERLKYPKQVHEVTVPIKRDDGSVEVFTGYRAQHDSVKGPYKGGLRYHPEVTRDECVGLGMWMTWKCAVMGLPFGGAKGGIAVNPKDLSTAEKERLTRRFAQEMRDVIGPTQDIPAPDMGTDPQTMAWLMDAYSMQEGETTPGVVTGKPPVIGGSEGREEAPGRSVAIITRAACEHYERPLSETTVALQGYGSVGANAARLLDDWGATVVAISDVNGAMYDAAGIDTRTVPSHDEEPEAVTQYATDVISNDELLELDVDVLIPAALGNVITETNANSIQADIIIEGANGPITSAADTILSEREIPVIPDILANAGGVTVSYFEWLQDINRRSWSLQRVNDELETEMVAAWEAVRSEFENQDISWRDAAYIVALSRIAKAHSARGLWP, encoded by the coding sequence ATGACTTCAACAAGCAACGAACGGACGGATTCAGAACGCGAAGCGCCAGAGTCAGAAAAACCAGAATCGGCCCTTGAGACGGCACGCCGGCAGCTCCACCACGCGTCGAATCATCTCAATATTGATTCAAGCATCGTCGAGCGGCTCAAATATCCAAAACAAGTTCATGAAGTCACGGTCCCAATCAAACGAGATGATGGCTCTGTCGAGGTGTTTACGGGCTATCGTGCTCAACACGACAGCGTCAAAGGACCGTACAAAGGAGGTCTTCGATATCATCCCGAGGTAACACGGGACGAATGTGTCGGTCTCGGGATGTGGATGACGTGGAAATGTGCCGTGATGGGGCTGCCGTTTGGTGGTGCGAAGGGTGGGATCGCAGTCAACCCCAAAGACCTGAGTACAGCCGAGAAAGAGCGACTGACACGTCGATTTGCACAGGAGATGCGGGATGTAATCGGTCCGACCCAGGATATCCCGGCACCTGATATGGGGACAGATCCGCAAACGATGGCGTGGCTCATGGATGCGTACTCGATGCAGGAAGGAGAGACAACCCCTGGTGTCGTAACGGGGAAACCGCCAGTCATTGGCGGGAGTGAAGGCCGTGAGGAGGCTCCCGGACGAAGCGTTGCTATTATCACACGAGCAGCCTGTGAGCACTATGAACGGCCGCTTTCGGAGACGACAGTCGCATTACAAGGGTATGGAAGCGTCGGAGCGAACGCTGCACGGCTGCTTGATGATTGGGGTGCAACCGTTGTCGCGATCAGCGACGTGAACGGGGCAATGTACGATGCTGCAGGAATTGACACACGAACTGTCCCATCACACGACGAAGAGCCAGAAGCAGTTACACAATACGCTACTGACGTGATCTCGAACGACGAGCTCCTCGAGCTCGACGTTGATGTTCTTATTCCGGCAGCATTAGGAAACGTCATCACAGAGACCAATGCGAACTCGATCCAAGCCGATATTATCATCGAGGGGGCAAATGGTCCAATTACATCTGCTGCAGATACGATCCTCAGCGAGCGCGAGATTCCGGTAATTCCCGATATCTTGGCGAATGCTGGTGGAGTAACTGTCAGTTATTTCGAATGGTTACAAGACATCAACCGACGATCATGGTCGCTCCAGCGAGTCAATGATGAGCTCGAGACGGAAATGGTGGCTGCATGGGAAGCAGTCCGCTCGGAATTCGAGAACCAAGATATTTCGTGGCGAGATGCCGCATATATCGTAGCGCTTTCGCGGATTGCGAAAGCACATAGTGCTCGCGGTCTGTGGCCTTGA
- a CDS encoding rubrerythrin-like domain-containing protein, producing the protein MKDSYSEPDGKRPYECFNCGTICVKEKATSCPNCGGQMRNRLIPLE; encoded by the coding sequence ATGAAAGACAGCTACTCAGAACCTGATGGGAAACGTCCATATGAGTGCTTCAACTGTGGCACAATCTGTGTTAAAGAGAAAGCAACATCTTGCCCCAACTGTGGCGGTCAGATGCGAAACCGGCTAATACCCCTCGAATAG